From Daphnia magna isolate NIES linkage group LG2, ASM2063170v1.1, whole genome shotgun sequence:
GCACCAGCCTTATAAGTTTTCTTGTGTTTCATATGGCTGGCTCGCTTAGTTTTGCTAACCACCATCGTTTTTTTGGCACCTTTCTTTGCCATCTTAACACGTTATGGCAATAACTGGAGTGAACCTGTCCCCTAATatgaaaacaaacacaagaaaaaggaattcGGAACGTAAATTTTGTCCAAGTCTAACTCAGACGGCTTTTGGAAAATCACCACGTGAAGTTTTCAGCGTAGTACTAAAACTTATCGACAGAGGACTTATAAAGGAGAGATGAAACGGACTGTATCAGAACCAGATCAGAAATTCCTCCATTTTTTAAGCGCGATTCGCAAAGATTCAGAAACTAATTGGTTTATTTCCTTTCTTGTACGAAATACTTATACgttcaaaagaaatatttaatgctttttttcctctccaaattatttttattgcgGCACCACGTGAAAGGCATCATTTAATAGGTACACAAAACAAACCTGTTATTCATTtctgaaataaaatttttttcttctcctagATCGACAAAATAGACAACGAGGAGAAAAATCAGCAATCTTCAAActcttcatcttcatctttGTATCCGCCTTCTTCATCCATTTCTGTTGGGCCATTTTCATCCTCCATACTTTCAAAATTatcttcttcgtcgtcttcaTAACCACCTGCTTCTTCTCTAAATTCAAATTCTTCGTTTATTTGTCCTCCCTCGTCCACAACCGAGTCATACGCCGTCTTATCGTTGGCTTTGTTGACTACTGGAACTTTGTCTTGTGTTCCTGTTGTATTGGTGCTCTGCACCTTTTCGATTGCTTTAGGTTCACTCTGTTGAAGTGCAACTTTAGACTCTATATTTGGTTTTACATAGGGcactttttgttctttctcgATCACAAAGGAACCAGAAGATACAACTTGCCCTGTGGCCATTTTTCAGAACAATTTTTCACTGCTTCTTTGGCAACACTTCATACgagatcaaattttttttcagccTTAAAGCCAGGACGAACTCGGTATAAGTATGCTCGTCCCAAGCTAGCGCTGTGGCAGTGACACACTGCGCAATGAGTACACCGCAACAATTTACGTTGCAGCAACGTATTTCTCAGACTTGAAAATTGCCTACAATTTTTATGATTAGAATATTTTCTCCTAAAAACGAGTTGAAGACTTTCCCCTGAGAATATCTTCAAAAAACGTATTCACTGCGAGTTTCTTTTgaataaacaacaaaattgagAAGCTACGTTCAACGCCAAATGAAACTTAATTTCCGTATGAACTATGCAACTTTGGAATTAAGTAACTTCAGACAATGCATgtttaaaaatctttaaacCTTTCCATGTAGTACAAGGTAGACACCGAGATAAGGCGAAGTCAACTTACCAATGTTTTTCTTAGGCGGTACAAAGAAGCCGTACCGACTATTGTATTCCCCGATGATTCACAAAAAGAATGAATTGCTTTAGAACATTTAACGTTTCACCTCTCCAAGATCATCAATTGAGTCTTCATCTATTTGAGGCCACTTCTCTGGAAGAAGATCAAACAGATCATCTTTGACATCGCCTTGAATGACAATTTCGTCGTCCCCCGTTACTGATGCACCACACGCAAACTTGGTACCGAAAAACTTTGCTGCTGTTTTCAAATCAATATCTGAAAAATTAAAACCAAGcttgatgaaaacaaaaaaacaaaaaacatgaaaGTATGACTACCATATGACTTCAGACCAACAACACATGTTAGCCTTTTCCTGCCACGGGGAGCAACACTCAAGCTGATTTTCTTGGGCCcaccctccttttttttgggtttaGACAAACCCTTGCCACCtcgtttttgtcttttcttatCATCCTCAGTTTCTTTTGATTCATCTCCTTCATTCTTTCCATCACCTGAGTAGATAATATGAAATGTAACCAGCTATTAATATTTCAGgccaaaaaatattgaatctAAATACCTATTCTTGCCTGCTTGGCAAACTCTGATGGCAAGTTTTTCTCAAACCATGCCTTGCATTTTTCATGTTCTGCATAAAATTCACAATACTAAAACAAAGTGTGTCACTTTGTCGGTTTTAAACATTTTACAGGATGAAATTGAATTCCTACCTCAGTTGGTAGCCCACAGTTGCCACAGTATAAAACTGTTAATGGATATTCTACATCTGGTTTTGGACCAACAGGCAAGCCAGATTCAGTAACATAATACTGAGGTTTGACAGCGACACTCACTATGGGAGTCTCTGAAACCTCATCTCCGGCAGCAGCACAATCTTCAGACATTTTGGTAACTGAAAATGACATAAAAATGTATTGTAAGATTAATAACCAGGAAAAGAATGATGGCTACTAAAGCCGGATAAAATATTGCTTTTATAATTTTACCAGATTTGTCTGTCTAAATTAATAGCAACTTAGGTGGGATTGTGGGAAACGATGACACAATGTGTATGCTCAAAGCTCAATGCTCCAGGGTTCAGCAGACGACAGGATCAATGATTAAAATCGGAACGCGTCGCTAGATGGCTTTTCTTGCTACAACTCTGAACGAGGAAATAAACGAACGAATGTGTGTGTGCCCTAACGAGCGCTAGACATTCCCCCTAACTTCCTtagggacaaaaaaaaactaattatCGGCGACATTAACAGTGCCGATGACTGAACCATCTGGCGCCTAGCCATCAGCGCttgaatcaacaaaaaaagttaatGGAAATGTGTTTGTCATTTAGAGTGATGATGGAAGAAAGCCTTTTTTTCCCAATGAGAAAACAGGCTCCCGCTGAtgacattttctttctaaCGAGAATGTGTGGGTATCATTTCGTAACGGTGCCGCTAGCTATTGTGGTGAATTTTTTCCTGTATCTCTTTTGATGTTAAAAGAGACACGCGATTCCACAAATCTTTGCCGAGGAATTTACAAGCTGgtcttttaaagaaatcggAACCGCCACATCGTCGTCAGCATAAGAATGACGCAATGAGGGGTGAAAGTCGCCAGTATGTTTTTTTCTACGGTTTCCTCGCCTTTGAAATATACGGGGCCCCTCCTTCTCATCGTGATTTTCTCCTAAAAGGCCATGTCACACAGGCTTCCTTCCCATCCCTcatcgtttttgttgttatttaaaaacaacTTTATTAGTTACGATTTTGACTGTTTTTTTATGCGTCCATCAACTGATTGGATTACGACGAACGGTGTCAAAAGGTTCAGTTGTGCTGACTGTATAAGATTTAATGATGGAACGagtaaaagaataaagaatgtTGTAATAAAaccacacatacacacacacacacacacacgctatATAGACAGGCAAACAAGCGTTACCGGAGCGACGTAACGTTAtgcataaaaaagaaaaagggatcGCAGGGTCACGCGATGCCCGACGACGTTATTCGAAACCAGCCCTTTCTAACCGGGGTGGGTATGTTGTGAGTTGATTAGCTTTTAACATTCCCATGTGTGTCTCTTTTTCTCGCGGAATGGCTTCCGAATCAAATATCTTTTTcttaggaaaaataaaaataaataaaaaaaaaagggcgtttctttaaacaaaaattgtttctttaaaaaaaaaaaccacaaaatGAGTCACACAACAGACAATGACGTCATTTGAATCTTCTTTTGTTCTCTTCAAAGTGACGTTGTTTGTTCTCCGGGACATGCAAGGGATAGGCTGTTTTTCTTCCAACCATGTCACGAAGCACGTTCCAACCCCCCGTGAATTATACGGCGCCATCAATTTGAAAACTCTTACATGGGGTCTTGTGTTGTGTTTCTATACtatcccctttttctttccgatcatttctttttttcctggtTCTCATGCAAATGTTTACCTTCATTAGCGGATTGAAGGCTGCAATCAACGTATAACGATGGTGGTGATTAGATCGTGAACCTTTTAACATTCCCGCATCATTTTTCGATCGTCTGATTTGCCTATCAAAAATAAGAGGTCGTGAGTGCACTGGAAACGTGCggattcttttaaaaaagcGTGTGGGATTCCAGTTTAGTTGAAACTATAACTATATACGATGATAAAGTAAATACAACTGCAAAGAAGGTTGATAAAACTAGTTTTTTTACgtaccttttttctttcttcttgcctCCTTAGAACTGACAAGCGAGTAGACAGGCAAAGAGAGATAGTGCGGCTGGACAGCAGGCGTGCTGGAGTCAACTTTATGTCTGTGGGAATAAGgggaaagtttttttttttttttatcagaaaaGATGTAACGCATTCTTTGTCCCGCCACACCTGGATAACAATCAACAGTTTCTacccaaaaaaatatatacctTGTATGTTGTTTTGACATTTTGAACTGCTGTAGAGGGCAGCAGCAGAAAACTCCGCTCTTCCATcacggcaaaaaaaaaaaaggtttttacCCATTGCTTTTtctgtcccttttttttataggcATGCAACGTTCCCTGCGTAATCATCATATCACAATAGTAAAGTGGCTTTAGATGGATGAGATGGACCTCGGCAACTATGCACTGTGTTTACCCTCTCTGTTTAGTATATATATCTCTTATTTACTCTAAAAGGGTCTTTGAGCAAAAAAGCGGGGAGAATTAGTTATTTGATATGTCAGTCTAGTAAAACTTGTGGTGAGGAAACCAATAACAAGGGCGAGCGGAATAAACCCCtcggcaacaacaacaacgccCGTCTCGAATATCCTTCCATCTGCATATATGACGTCTCTCTTTTCTCCGGCCGacagaaaacacaaaaaaaaaaaaaatcctatttCATTTCCTTATGTGATGGCCTACTACTAATCCATTCATGTGTCAAAAAGtcagttattattatttcatttcttcgAGAGGGTGGTTGCTTCGTTCATCCACTTGAAAACTACGTAATACATTTTTctacgaagggaaaaaaaagacgtgAAGAAACATAACTTGTCAGCCGAGTTCAAGGTTGAAAACGCGTTGCTCGCTTGTTTCACGTATTTCTTACATGTCCACAGccgaaaaggaagaaaaactgGTTAAACTCCATTCCTTTCGTTTGGAAAATTAGTGTTTTATTCAAATGTTGTGAATAATGCAATTCAAGAAGCCAATAGAAAGCGTTGTGCGATGCTAATATGATGACTGTTGAACAAGTTCGCCTGCCGACAATATGTGCGCATATTAAAACGCGAAATTTTTTACGTGTGCagataaaaacagaaaaacagcGGGCCGCTTCGTTTAGTTGCAACGTTTTCGTTTATCATCGCGGCAGCTTAAAAGATAAGGAAAAGAGCCATATAAGCCCCCTGCCTTAGATAGTTCTATATTGCCTTTATTGTTTACCTTCCCCCCAATCGCAAGAGCCAAAAGTCTTGTCATTTTTACAACAGCGCAGCCATAGAGTTGTTGAGATACGCAGCCCGTCGTCAAGCTAGTATCATTAAACAAGCACGTCGGCCAAAGGTCTTCGTTTTTCCGTTATTTCACAAAAGTCTACGATCGTTGCTCAACAAGAGCGTTGCGTGTTTCTGAccaactggaaaaaaaaaggaaatttattTTCCAACAGAGAGCTCGTGCCAAATAACTTTGAAAGACAGAACGGCCTTCTACATGTCGGCCTAGTTAAtttcaagggaaaaaaagaggaaacatTTGCCAGCAGCTAGTCGTTGACGGAGTATAAAACTGCTGGGCCTCAGAGATAAAAGCCTCCCACGCGCCTCTTGAAAATGGACGTTATGTGCCTTGTTTGGGCGTACACAACATCGGATGTAATccataaatttttgtttttttttcgagtgcTGTTTTACCCTGTAATCAGCTTTCTTCCATTTAcagtgaaaataaaaacagggAAATGTTTATGAAGCTTTTTAATTTGAAGTGTATTTATCGGTTGGTGGAATCAACGGCatttgaaaagaatttttcttttctcctatTGCTTTTAATAAAAACTTtataaagataaagaagaaactgaaaaaagaaggaCTGCCTGGGGGTTTGCattaagaaaaatgtaaatttacGATGGGTTCACAGACTGTGGAGGATATACACAACTTAAAGGAAGACTAGTCAGTAGCGCACATCCAACTGCGCGAGGGGCTTCCACCTTTTGCTACCTGTGTGTCAGTAGGCAAGCAATTTGCCAGACGACGATCGAGCCTTTTGTAAtaaatgattttcttttttcttttcgtttcagTGCACACATGTGTGTGTCGTCTTTTGACGGAGGGCGCGTGGAACTGTGTATAGTAACTGGAATGCTCTTGTACTAAAAGAAATTCCACGTAGGGAGAGATCTATTGATTGTGAGTCAATTCGGGCGTGGtctctctatttttttatatattcaGGGTCCCTTAATGTCCTCTCTACAGTCGAAAATCATTTATACAGAAGGAGAAAATAGTCATTCATTTCAATCTACAGCTTCGCTGTATTATTCTTTCTTCCAATGGTGCCATATGCTGATGGGCACAACCCAAAAAACCGATAAATATCTCTAGGGCGCGGTCTTTTCCACCTCTGAtggaaattattatttttacaaaaCCGATACGAATAAATTGAAAACTGCGGCCACTATTGAGATATACGGGAAATCAGTTCAAACCGGTCGTTATTTTCCCCGGAAGCTTGTTAGAGGCCTCCTCCtgatttaaatgaaatgtttccttaaaaaaaaaacaaaaaaaaaattacaaacaaGTCAAACAGGTCGATAGAGAATGAAATTTCAATTGGAAATGAGTCTTCATTCAGCTCCCCAAGGCTATATAGTAACTGTCTGTTGCAATttcgtttgaaaaaaacaataggATAGACCTCCCCCCTCTCGAACAACAGgtatgttttttcttttatcccAACATCCGGTTGGTATACACCCAAATAAGGTTCCTTTGTTTCCGGCGGCGGccatctttttctctttttttacaagaaagaaaatgcgGTTTGAGAAAAGAGTTATGGCGTTTAAAGTGGCACGGGCTCTCGTGCAACAACTCAAACATGTTTTGATGACTAACGTCTTAGCTTCAGTTCTCGATCATACGTCAGTTACGCGCGGACCATCTCCCGCAAACATTTCCCGTTCAATCGTGAGGGTGACGTCACCCCGATGGTTTTGACCGGAAACGGGTTACACCACCGCACCGCCCCCATAACACACGACTTATCTGTTTTCGACACACACATTTTCTCCTGTGATTCACCAATGAAATGTTTCCGCTTGGCTACCGTTTTGATATGCAAATTAATTGAGCGTGTCTAAATTTGGCAACGGGGACAGGCGGACGCAaaaatttccattattgtaTGTGTGGGTAATGGCAGTACTTTTGATAGTAAATAGTGAAAATAAGCTCGTGTGTATAATTATCAGGAGGAGCCACAGTCTCCCTATAAGCGTGAGCATACGCCATCAACCGGTGGGTATTCCAAGAGAGAGGCCATCACGCAGTTCATTAGCTATTAAAGCATTTGTTGTCATCTATTCCCTCCCACCGGTTGGGGGGCCAgtgcaaaaaggaaaaccgGTAgcctaaacaaaaaaacaaaacaacagaaaTCCAATGACTTTGATGGCCGTCACGAACTCGCAGCCAACGTGCATGCAGTGGAGTAATGTTGATTATTCATCGTTTCACAAAGATGTGCTAGTGTTTTGTTTAGCTTTCGCGTGACTGCGTTGTACTGGGTGttggaagaaaataaagaagcCGTAACGGACAAAAAAGAATCGAGTTCCCAATtgccagaagaagaagagactcTCTACACGTCATCGAATTGTTGCCGCTAGATGGCCATTGCCCTCTGGCGATAGTCAGCCATTAGAAAGAACTCTGCAGTGGCGCCAGCCGTCTTCCCCATACCAGTTTAGTTCGAAGCCGAGAGCAGCTAGAGATCGGTCGTGTGTACATGTGTCGGGTCTCTCtccactttttttaaaaccaaaaagagacactgagagagagagagagagaaaaataccTTTGCGTTTAAGTCTCGAGGGGTGTGTGTGCGATTTTCCCCTGTCCACCCCATTGAACATCGCATTTCCGGATTATCTGGTTAtcgccatctttttttcttccgcgtgggatatttgattgtgtttcaTTGAGTGTGTGTCTTCAGTTAGTCCAGTTGGAATTCAATTTGTGGCTGATGCCCAAGTTTCCTATAAGTTTATCTCTACCTGGAAACTGACAATATTAAGCCGCGTGCGTTCGATTTCAGACGCAACAGGTAAATGagagaattttttctttattttttgttctaatGGATTCTTAGAGAGAGAGGttatcatttcttttctcggGGTCGAGGGTACTCCTTTCTCGGAGAAAAGTTTTTGATATTGTCGTGAGAGACATGGGCGAATCAAAAGCCAATTAGAAGGATGACGTCACGAAACtatggcgaaaaaaaaagaattgttggTGGCCTACAACAGGTGTGTGGGCTAAAAAGGCGTGGGTTGAAAACTCGGTGCACTGGGCATACCTGTACCCTCCCTCCTTTAACGGATTGCTGTGGTGTAGCGTATGCAAGTCACGCTGCTTTTGGTTTGAAGCTACCTGGGCGACGccgttctttttttatttctctagaAAAGGCAACCGTGACGGAATGGCTGTCACATACTCGAAAAATTGTAgtcaaaagatttttttttctttctgttcaaCAGAGTGGACTGctataataataatgatgaaaaaaaagaagaaatttcctaatttttgtcttttgaaaTTAGATATGAGGCCGTTATCGTCATCGACCGGACCGTATGGCACGGATTATTGAGCCATCCTTTTCGTACTGAGCAGTACCCACGACTTCGTTCACTACCTggtgtgtgcgtgtgtcgACTATAAAaaggaacgaaaaaaaaagtgtgttgATTATCAACGAGGCGGGTCGAATTATCGTGACTGTGATTACTATCGTTTTGACATGAAGAAAATGCGTTGTTGTTCAGTGACGGCGGTGGCGCTGCTGCTGTTTATTTCCAACGTTTTGGCCGGTAAGTGTCTTGTTGTTTGTGAATCATTACATGTTGCCAACACTTGGGTCAAGGATTCGACCTCGTTCAACCTCCCCCCCCCACACAACACAAATAGGGGAAAATATGTTTTCTATAGAATTTTGTTATCTGTTTAATTCTCAAGGGCTGTCgcacagaaaataaaagctCTTGGATAATCCATCGGGAAATATGGAATGGGGGGCGGGGGAGGAAAAGAGTTTTGTCATCCCCAACATAGGCCCTTTTGTGTCCCCCTTTCTTCAGTAAAAGTACACTCCACCTTTTCTCGGTTTACCACCTGCTTGCCTTGGGGCTATGCCAATGGCTGGCCAAactggataaaaaaaaaacatgtccaAGCAAAGTACTAAACATgaacttaaaaaaatgtctagtaAACCCTGAAGGAAAACGATTGAATTCctatattttcaaaaaaaaaaaaaaattggtccTTTTGATCGcgtggtttttatttttttctggtaTGTACGCCTATTTCACGACGAGAGAAATGTTTTCAAAGATGGCcgttattttttcttcaaaccgagaaaaaaaaaagttggagaaacaaaagaagaatagGGCGCCACAGGTAGCCAGCTCTCGTCTGGTCTCCgaccctcttttttttttttctttctctcttccctttttttcgaAATATAGCTCGAGGCGACCTCCATTCGTCTTGCTACCTTTCAGGTAAATTCTCCCAAGGGGTGACTCGGAGTTCTTGGCGTGCACCGCCATCTTGGCTTCACCTCGACCATATGCTAATGaactctttttgtgtgtgtgtgtgcttgaATTTCAAtcgactgtttttttttgtgaaacttTTGTACGTCACcaaggaaatgaaaagttaGCACAGGTGTGCAATTTTCGCTTTAGGGTATTTacaaatcagaaaaaaatttggcagtttttttttggggagggGGGCGCTTTTTCGGCTATCCGGTGAtgcactttttgtttttgtctgaattttcagtttttttttttggagttTGTACAGTCGTACCATGTTTATCCAACCCCCCTCGTTCAAACACGATGCGGGACAAACCCTTCCGGCCATTGTTTTtccccctcctcctccttgTCTCGGCCAACAAGATGGCGTGTGTTATTCGGAAGCGATAAGCTGTTGTGACTTTGGAGTTGTTGCCATGACGACCTTGGAGCTTGTCTGTTGGAACGTCCAGTCGGCACGCAATCTTAACATTATCGGCGGgactagaaatttttttttcatctgtcaaaaaagaaaagaaaaaaaaactagtcgGTCGTATATTTTGGTTAGCCAGATTCAAGAGGGAGCCCAGTTTGAAATATGATTTTTCCAccacttttgtgtgtgtgttaaaatGTTAGCGGCTGTAACTCGATCCCAAGTCCAGATGGCAGTCGTAGTCGTACGGCTTTTTACTCTCCATGCTTTTTAATGACTCGTagagaaggaaagaaaagaaaaatcttttacacatttttatattttctttcactCTTGCACCCCTAGtgaaaacatgaaaaatgAGGGGGGAGGAGGTTTTTTGTATGTTGTTTTGCTGCTGTTATAGGGGGCTTATG
This genomic window contains:
- the LOC116917404 gene encoding density-regulated protein homolog; translated protein: MSEDCAAAGDEVSETPIVSVAVKPQYYVTESGLPVGPKPDVEYPLTVLYCGNCGLPTEYCEFYAEHEKCKAWFEKNLPSEFAKQARIGDGKNEGDESKETEDDKKRQKRGGKGLSKPKKKEGGPKKISLSVAPRGRKRLTCVVGLKSYDIDLKTAAKFFGTKFACGASVTGDDEIVIQGDVKDDLFDLLPEKWPQIDEDSIDDLGEVKR